The Spinacia oleracea cultivar Varoflay chromosome 2, BTI_SOV_V1, whole genome shotgun sequence DNA segment CAAGAGGAAAAGAATCATCATGCCTGGTATCTTTTCCTTCTTTTCGTGATATAATCTCAAATTTATTGCTACTATTGATTGCCTTCAAGAATCAAGATTTTCTCCCATATCAAGCAAGATTATTGTTCTTTTTTGGGGGTCTTCTACATGTTTGCCAACTATTAGAATTACTATTggttcccaaaaaaaaaaaaaactattggcTCGAAGGACCAAAAAGCCAATAAATCAAATCCTGTTATTACTTTCTATGCTTTATACAATTATAttcctaaaaaaaattagtagTTTACCTATATGTGTAGTTGTTAAtatttaaaatgaaataaaattacGGATAATATTTCATCTATATCATTACAGGGTTGCACCATATACACACCAAGTCACCGGTTAAACAAGTTCTTGTAAAATACGTGACAATTGGTAAATTGTGAAATCTCATGCCACATCACTCCATTGATTTGACATTTAAGTAATTATGAAATGATCATCTAGTACGGGACTAGCGATACTGTTTAAAATATGTAGAAAAATTAGGTTGGCAAATGAAACTTACGATTTAATCAAACGAGTCAGATTACTATAAATTTTTCTAgatttaattatctttaatatGAACAAGAACCCGACACGATATGACACATGGGGTTTGATCTGATTTATAACCATATAAATGtaacaaaaaaaacaagaataaatgGTGAACCTACTCATCCTACAcaaaatacagcctaaaaagatgcctctCTTTCTGTCCCTTATTATGATGATATCCCATGTCTCTCTCACTTGACTACTTATAAAATCATTCCAAAATTTCCaaactttttctttgttttcattCACTCCCTACACTACTAGTACTCACTACCACCGTAGccaactttctctctccccttTCTCTATTATTTTATTCCTCAACTTTTCTAAAAAAATGTCTATATAAATTACTCCAAACACCCACAAATTTTAATCTAACAAAACCCAAACAAAAAACTCTCTTATCCTTTTCATCTTTcgcgttctaaaaataaaaaaacacgaGAGAAATACAAAATTTTCATCTTTTGCGTTCTAAGAATTGAAgcaccaaaaaaatattaaaaaaatgagGGAATTTTGGACATCATTGGCTTCACTTATGGGGGTACTAGCATTTTGCCAAGGTCTTCTAACAACAATTTTCCCACCTTCATTCCGTTACAcctttttcaaaattttcaaccGTTTCTCAAATTACTTCTCATCTTACTGTTACTTTGACATCACCGAAATCGACGGCGTTAACACCAACGAGCTTTACAACGCTGTCCAACTTTATCTAAGCTCTACTGCCGCCGCCACAGCAGCCTCCGCGGGGAGGTTGAGCCTTACTCGGTCTCTCAACTCCTCCGCCGTGACGTTTGGGCTGGCACACAATGACACTCTTTTTGACACCTTTAAGGGTGTGGCGATCCAGTGGGAGCACATTGTCACAGAGCGTCCGTCACAGTCGTTTTCCTGGCGGCCAGTACCCGACGAGAAGCGTGGGTTCAGTCTCCGGGTCAAGAAATCGGCAAAAGATTTGGTGTTGGGTCCGTACTTGGATCATATCATGGACCGGGCCGGAGAAATCCGTAGACTGAATCAGGACAGGTATTTATACACCAACTCCCGGGGCGGGTCCATGGACTCGTCCCGACCCGGTCACCCATGGGAGGCGGTGCCGTTTAAGCACCCCTCAACGTTTGAGACCCTCGCCATCGACCCGTGGAGAAAGGCGGAGATCATGGCGGACCTTAAAGAGTTTTCCAACGGGGAATCATTTTACCGGGCCACCGGCCGGGCTTGGAAGCGGGGATATCTTTTATACGGCCCGCCGGGGACTGGGAAGTCAAGCATGATTGCTGCCATGGCAAACTACCTCAATTACGACATCTACGACCTCGAGATTACGGAGGTGTCGTCGAACTCCGAACT contains these protein-coding regions:
- the LOC110798767 gene encoding AAA-ATPase At4g25835 — translated: MREFWTSLASLMGVLAFCQGLLTTIFPPSFRYTFFKIFNRFSNYFSSYCYFDITEIDGVNTNELYNAVQLYLSSTAAATAASAGRLSLTRSLNSSAVTFGLAHNDTLFDTFKGVAIQWEHIVTERPSQSFSWRPVPDEKRGFSLRVKKSAKDLVLGPYLDHIMDRAGEIRRLNQDRYLYTNSRGGSMDSSRPGHPWEAVPFKHPSTFETLAIDPWRKAEIMADLKEFSNGESFYRATGRAWKRGYLLYGPPGTGKSSMIAAMANYLNYDIYDLEITEVSSNSELRKLLMKTTSKSIIVIEDIDCSIDLSDRQKDRHKHRPGLHHSLPSSDDGPSGPGSVTLSGLLNFTDGLWSCCGSERIFVFTTNHVERLDPALLRCGRMDMHIHLRECSFEALKILLRNYVGLEEEDLDLETVAEFETVVEKAGMTPADVSEVLIRHRRDRIKAVMELLLELKRRAEGGKGGRRGGGRVSSFEDQEEEEKRELEMMHINNNIANGDDQQKNEEKEKEGNVVLLHDEFYSNENDKKSN